In Miscanthus floridulus cultivar M001 chromosome 8, ASM1932011v1, whole genome shotgun sequence, the sequence TAGATTATAGGATGTGATATACTCCACATATTATGGGCCTTGCTATGTTCTTCAAATGTGATTAATTTCAACCAGCTATTCAAACCATACTTCAGGTTCTGATTCCTCAGTGCTGCCTTTTATGCAGGTTGAATTGAATCAGGTACGGCACTTGGTGGAAGACATATCCTGTCTTTTGAAAGGTCTTGATCTAAGGCTGATGTTGTGTAAGAAAAGGATCCTGAAAAACCTAGATGTAAGTACTCATTGAGAACACCTTGTTCCTTTCTGGTATtatgttttttttaataaagatTGTAGACTTATTTGATGTCAGCTGCAGTCTGAAGTGGAAATTGCTGTAAAGAGCTTGGTGTCTGCTGCTGTTATTGATCCTAATGTGAAAGGGGGAATTAGATGGCCACTTGGAAAGGAGTCAATTGGGGAGAGGTTCAGCATAGTTGGGGTGTGGCACACAAACTACAAAGCTTTCAGAAATGAAACCATGAGGCTCAAGCTAAGGCATGCTGACAGATTCGATCACCGGAGCTCGAGTGGGGAAGTTTCTAATGAAGTCACGTTCAAACTAACTGCCATTTCTCGCAAACTGGAGGTCAGTGAAATCTACTCGAAAGATTGTTGTGTTGTACTCTTCTGTAGCCACTTACTGTTAGGCTGTTAGGTTGCATATTTGTGTTTTTATGTTGATTTTGCTTGTGCAATATTTTCTTTATTGAAATAACTTGAAAGTGAGGAAAACACAGAGTTCTGAATCTGGTTGCAGTTTTTTTTTAGAGTAATTCGTTTTGTTAACATAGCAGGGGTACTCATAACTGTATTGTGGTCATCGTGATTTCTTCTAATTGGTGGTGCAGTTGGTGCCATCACAATCCCGTTTGACATTGAAGTAGACTGAAGCCCTGATTACGCCTTTTGTTAATTTCCCAGGAAGGTGAGCCGGTGGAGAACTCTGTGAAGGAGATGCTGGAGTCTGCGGTCCAAATGGTTTGGGACAATGCGCTGAACTACCAGATCGTGCCTTGAGCTCGGTTACGGTAATACAGACAATTGGAGATGCAATGCGAGTTGGTTTGTATACAGCGTCGTTTTGTCGTGATCTGTCATCTGCAGTCGTTAGACCTGAGTACTGTATTATGGAATTGGTTGGTTGGCAAGTTCTACTTGATCCAAGTCTGACCAGTGGCCACAATAATTGGGGTTGATTTCAGCACAACGTGTTGATTGCTTTGCTTGCGGTCGTATGTTTGGTATTGGGCTGTTGTAAACAGGCAGTGAACTCTCCGGGGTTTCCCCTCATTAGGTTTCAAAAAACTTTCTGGAGGATGGCCATGTAATCACAATTTCACAACTTTCTGTTCCCATTTCCCCGCACCCGCAGTTGCAATGCCCGTGCTGCCGGCGGCGGCATGGCTGGGCCCGGGCTCATCCACCTTCTCGTCCACGCACCTCCCGTTGGTCAGGTCACCAGTGTGGCCGTGCTACGTGTGGTCGACCAGATCCGGGGACTGGGAGCAGCCACGCCACGTTTTTCTCGAGCACGAGCTAGAATCAACGAACGATGCAACGCAAATTCAGCTATGGCGGAGAGTGTTAATTAAGATTATACAGAGATTTGTCATGGAGCCGGACAGTTGCAGCGAAGATCGATCTTCAAGAGAATCCACCTACATCTACATTACATGCCGTTGCTCCTGTTTCCTCTGTGCTGGATGCGTAGTCGCCCACAACCACCAGGTGGTCGACGAAATGCCGAAGAGAGCATCCATTGCATCAGGTGTATGTCAAATTGGAGCATCCTCTGGCCTCTGCCGACTGCCGACTGCTGCCTGGGCACTGGCCGGCCCACCGACAGCCTAGACGCCAAGCACCATCGCCCGTCGGTTGTCACTCTCAGGTTATCATATCTGTAAGATACAAGATACAAGATAGCAATGCAGGAAAAATGCCAGTCTTTGAAATTGAGTGGACTAGGAGAAACTGACCTTCTTGATCTACTGAACATGCATGCATTTTCTGGCGTTAATCCTGATGATTACAGAAATCTGCAGCAGATTAGCAAGAAAATGGTGGGAAAGCTCAGTGGTTCTCCATTGGCAGCAAAAGTTCTTGGTGGATTGTTGAACAGCAAAAGGGACAGTAGCACTTGGAACAGAATGTTCACATCAAGTATTTATAATATCGAACAGGGTAAGGAAGGGATCATGCGGGTATTAAGGTTAAGTTATCAGCATCTACAAACTCATTTGCAGGCATGTTTCAGGCACTGCAGCTTATTTCATAAAAACTATGAGTTCACAAAGAAAGAATTGGTGTACTTATGGATGGGATCAGGACTGATCCAACATGTGGTGGATGACAAGATGCCAGAGGATGTTGGAATGGAGTACTTGGATATATTAACCAAGAAATCTTTTTTTGATATCAAATCAAGGCCTCTATCTTTTCATGATATAAGATGCAATTTTAATGAATATGATGAAGAAAAATATGTTATTCATGATCTTTTGCATGAGTTGGCAGTTTCAGCTTCAGTAAAGGAATGTGTTAGAGTTGACAGGAATTTTTCTGAAATGAATCTAAAGACTGTTAGACACATGTACATTGAAATAATAAATCCTACTGTGGTTGAACAAATGTCTAAAGCAAAGAAATTGCGCACCTGTGTCATGCATTTTCAAGAGCAAGATCAAGCAGCACAAGAACTCATACTCAACAAAGTGTTGACTGTGGCCAAAACCTTGCGGGTGTTGTCCCTAACCACAAATTCTGTCTTCAAGCTGCCTAATGAATTTGGGCATCTAGTGCACCTTCGTTACTTGTCTCTCATTCGGAATGGACAAAGCATGACACATGTCTCCTGGTTCCCACAGTCCGTATACAAGTTATACAACCTGCAAATAATGAAGTACGATGATCCTCATCTTGCAGCTCCTGTAAGAGGAAAAATGGACAGTCTCTGTAATCTAGTTAATTTGCGTCATATGCAGTTACCATATTTTATAATGGCTATGATTCCTTACATAGGAAAGATGACTTCTCTACATGAACTATATGGTTTCTTCATCCAACAAAGAGATGGATATACTATTGGTGAACTAAAGAATCTAAAGAACCTCTGCTATTTGGATGTTTCAGGTCTTGACAAAGTAATGAACACAGAAGAAGCTGCTGAAGTTATGTTGAACCAGAAAGAGAATCTAGCTGCAATAGCGCTTATAGTTGGTCTCCACCAGGCCCTAGAGACCCACTAAAAGTTAGCCCAGTCTCTTCTGACTCATGTGACCCAAGCAAAGCTGAGCAACTTCTTGAAAAACTTCAACCACATCCTAACGCTTGTAAATTGAAGATTCAAGGATATCCTGGTTCTCGATCTCCATGTTGGCTGGAAATTCCCAAACTCATCAATTTGACATCTCTCTTTATATGTGATTGTAAAAGATTGCAGCGTCTTCCACCTATTGGGCAGCTACCTTCTCTCCAGTATCTCTATATAATTAATCTGGAATCAGTTGACCTTGTGGATTCTTCATTTTTTGGAAGTGAGAAACCTTATGGACTGCAATCCCTTAAGGTATTAGAGATTCAAGACATGCCTATATGCACTGAATGGGTTGGACCCGAGGGTGAGAACTTATTTCCCCAGCTTGACACACTTGTGGTGCGTGACTGTAAGGTGTTGAGACAACTACCAAATATACCTATTAGCATTCAACATGTTGAAATCTATAATGCTGGTCTACATGCTATACCGCTGCCACCAAGTTTAGGTGCAAGTTCCTCTTCATCGCCGAGGCTGGGCCTGTCTCTTTCAAAGTTAACAATTTCTTGCTGCCCAGATCTGTCAACTTTGTGGCAGGGGTACTCTCTTCCTGTTCTGGAGGAATTGTCCATCCAACAATGTGCGAGCCTGTCATACCTACCTGAGGATTCATTTTGTTCACCTTCTGCTCTGAAGACCTTTGATATAGTGAAGTGTCCAAATTTGAAGACAGGAGAGATCAGGTTGCCCCCTACGGTGAGATATTTCACTTTGGGATCGTGTGGTGATGCTGAAACTCCACTGATTTACTCATTGCAAGATCTCACATCACTGACGCGATTGTTTTTAAATGGGTGTGCAATGTCATTACTCCCTTCTAAAGTTTTTGCGTGTTTGACAGGCCTAACTTCTGTGGTGTTTAGTGACTGTGCAATGACATCCCTCCCCTCCGCACAAGACTTTGCAAGACTGACAAATCTTGAAAATCTAGACATCTGGGATTGCAAAGAGATACTTTCACTGGATGGAATTCAAGGGCTCAGCTCGCTCACATTCTTGGTAATCATTGGTTGTGACAGCCTTGTTCAAGATTTGCCTGACATATCAGGGGAGGGTGCTGATCTATCCGGTTGTGCCTTGGAGATCAGCGAGCTTGATATTGACCACCCATCTCTCTTACTCAAGGAGCCATTAAGGAGCATGGCCATTGTGAAGAGGCTCCGAATTTCTGGCGGTCCTGAACTAAGACTTTTACCTGGGGAATGGCTTATGCGCAACTGTCAAGCCCTAGAAGTGATTGTAGTGCGTGATGCTTCCCATTTGCAACGTTTACCACAAGAGATTGGAAGTCTGACCTCCCTGCAGTCATTGCAGAAATCCAATGCAAATCTGATTCAGATGCTTCCAGGTATGCCTGCATCTCTGAGTAATCTACACATCAACAATTGCCACACTGAGCTCAAGGAACGCTACAAAAAGAATGTAGGCTATGATTGGGGCAAGATTGCACACATTCATGATGTGGATATTTCCTAATACTATGTGGTACATGATGTCCCATGAGATCTGATAAAGAAAACCTTGTCTGAGTCTGTTTGTTTactctatatatatatgcattgtgGCACTCGCTGGTGAAATGCATCAGTTGGTACGACTTGGAACTATGCAGTTCTCTATCACGCTTTTCCTTTTACATTCTGAATTGTAATTAATATATATTAGCATCACCAAGTATGTTTGCATTTTCATTTATGATAATCTATGGAGTATGGACCGCATTGTGTTCAATGATGACAAAGGTAGCGGAAATTTTCAATAGTAAGTTGTATGGCATGATTGAATATGCCTTTTAGTTTTGACTGTGAATTATTCCTGTTGGCATGCCATCATTGATCTTGTTATGATTATTGGCTAAACGTTCTAATCAACTCCCCCTGCAGTGCCACTGCCATTTCTGTTTTGTTAGTGGATACAGATCTTTAAGCTTCTTACAGTGTCATTTGTTATGTCTTGCAGGTAATTTCACTGAATGCACTTGCTTGAATTAGGTTCCAGGTATAGTTGAAGGCAGTCAGATGTCTGTCAATTTTTGGCATCTATCTTGCACCTCAATTTGCAAATTTAATGAAAAATAACGTAACACTCAGTGTCAGATGATACAATAAAAGAACCAAACCGGA encodes:
- the LOC136473827 gene encoding putative disease resistance RPP13-like protein 1, with the protein product MQEKCQSLKLSGLGETDLLDLLNMHAFSGVNPDDYRNLQQISKKMVGKLSGSPLAAKVLGGLLNSKRDSSTWNRMFTSSIYNIEQGKEGIMRVLRLSYQHLQTHLQACFRHCSLFHKNYEFTKKELVYLWMGSGLIQHVVDDKMPEDVGMEYLDILTKKSFFDIKSRPLSFHDIRCNFNEYDEEKYVIHDLLHELAVSASVKECVRVDRNFSEMNLKTVRHMYIEIINPTVVEQMSKAKKLRTCVMHFQEQDQAAQELILNKVLTVAKTLRVLSLTTNSVFKLPNEFGHLVHLRYLSLIRNGQSMTHVSWFPQSVYKLYNLQIMKYDDPHLAAPVRGKMDSLCNLVNLRHMQLPYFIMAMIPYIGKMTSLHELYGFFIQQRDGYTIGELKNLKNLCYLDVSGLDKVMNTEEAAEVMLNQKENLAAIALIVVSPVSSDSCDPSKAEQLLEKLQPHPNACKLKIQGYPGSRSPCWLEIPKLINLTSLFICDCKRLQRLPPIGQLPSLQYLYIINLESVDLVDSSFFGSEKPYGLQSLKVLEIQDMPICTEWVGPEGENLFPQLDTLVVRDCKVLRQLPNIPISIQHVEIYNAGLHAIPLPPSLGASSSSSPRLGLSLSKLTISCCPDLSTLWQGYSLPVLEELSIQQCASLSYLPEDSFCSPSALKTFDIVKCPNLKTGEIRLPPTVRYFTLGSCGDAETPLIYSLQDLTSLTRLFLNGCAMSLLPSKVFACLTGLTSVVFSDCAMTSLPSAQDFARLTNLENLDIWDCKEILSLDGIQGLSSLTFLVIIGCDSLVQDLPDISGEGADLSGCALEISELDIDHPSLLLKEPLRSMAIVKRLRISGGPELRLLPGEWLMRNCQALEVIVVRDASHLQRLPQEIGSLTSLQSLQKSNANLIQMLPGMPASLSNLHINNCHTELKERYKKNVGYDWGKIAHIHDVDIS